DNA from Triplophysa dalaica isolate WHDGS20190420 chromosome 9, ASM1584641v1, whole genome shotgun sequence:
AAGATATTTATCCTGTTAACAGGTTAGCATTGCATATTCACacgaaagtgtgtgtgtgtggaagacgAGCCTTCACCTTAATCGTTCTGGGTTCGCAGATTAATAGATAAAGATATgaggattattattattattatggtgTGTAAAGCTCAAGGATTCACAGATCAGAGACACACAAGACTCATAAAAGGAGAGAGACAGCTTACTGTCAGAATCAGACAGACAGCTCTTATGTAACGCAcgcaagcacgcacacacagcaaGTCAAACTTTACCATCATACACTTcacacatgacaaaaaaatactacAATATACTAcattatttactatagtaaacttcACTACTAACACTACAGTGGGATCTTACTAAAGTGAATACTACACTATTATTTTGTCACACATGACAGATATGCAGGATCAAAAACCAAACACGCATTGTGTGAAAGGTTGCATTAATCAAACAAATTAAAGCCTCATGAAGAAAACAATGGGGCCGAGTctcatttcctaaaaaaaaagaaaaaagaaaaaaaagtgctttgttaacattatgaaaaataaagctAGAAAACACTCCAGGTGTTTGGAATAACGCATCattgttatatttgtattatttttgtaagtAGAAGTACGAAATATCGTGAACGTAATACAAATTCTATGTTAATacacaatatacattttacattattacaaTATACATACAACATTTATATACAGCCCATTGCAATAAAGTcttgcttttaatgttttcaatataGTAAAAATTTAGAGCcggattataattttttataaccACAGCTTTACTACAAATATAGATAAACGATGAttattgtagtaaaaccatgcttCATTTGTGGTTAGGATTGTTTAACTAGAAccacaaatgtgaccctggacaattTAGATTTTGATAATAATCTGAATacgatttctattgatgtacgAGTTGTTAGTATAGGACAGCAAACTCAGGAATAggagtgcaaaaaaatcgaaatatggagaaaattgcctttgaagttgtgaatcagGGGCACATTGGCAGaacattcactcacaaaaataaagtttttatatatttaaggtaggaatcTTATTTCACTTATATATACttaatatcataatgatttttggcataaaagaaaacttAACTGAcgcatacaatgtatttttgtcttttaataaaaacgtTCCCGTGCAAGGTTTTGTGATACAGGGGtcacaaatgttaatttaatttgtattaaatcatgGATAATTGTCATAAGAGAACCGTAATATTCAGTAAACAGTCTTGGATAGACAGACTCATCTTTTAAGGAATAGCTTGAGAAATTTTCGATGACAAAATCAATGACTGAGGTAAGAGAGACATCATGTGGCCATGAGAGGAACTGACCGATGTAAAGGAAAAGATTTGATACGATATATGTGACCCGGAATCATCTCTTCCTCCTCTGTGAGCTAAACTGGATTTATTGCATAAAAAGATGAACCTTCATCCTGAAGACcttctaaagaaaaaaacaataccgCAAAAAAGTGTGAGCATTACCCAAAGAACATTCATACGTGATCTCCTTTTCATTGCAATATTCTTTATTATCTTTCCAGTTTTGAATGTGAAAAGAGGCATTAATTTCTCTCCATTAAATAcgtaaagcaaaaaaaagagaaatatttacataatttcaTTAAACTATTGTCAATAACTAGAATCATTTTACAAGCCGGGTGGTTAAACCgcaaaggaaaaaaaatgaaatacagaaaaattattaaatggcATTAaggttagatttttttattattggaaaaaaagaaacaaaaaatatatttacagggCACTCCTGAAATGCAGGACGCTGAAAGGCATGTAGTATTCATTCTCATCCAAACTCCATCCAGCcgttgtgtgttctttaaaCCCCTCTGAaggactttatttatatatattcaagTGGTAATaatgatttgattttaaagtcCACTACACGTGCAGCAGGAGGTGTGCGAAACATCCACCACACGCAACTCTCCGCTcctcttttttaatgtttttttttttgtgttaagtTCAGAGAACCGTACGTCAGGTCCGATCCGGCCGACAGAAACGTCATCGACGtcatcagcagcagcagcaaaAAGTTCAACATTGTCGCATGTTCTCACGCTCGCCCCGTCCAGAGCTCTGAAGTGGAGGCGCAGTttgcattttttcttaaattcttcagtcataaaaaaagtagaaaacaacaaacagcTGAATTCACTGGGCTAGATCTACACTGAggcaagagagaaagaaacgTCACTTCTCCTCCGTTAACAGCAACTCGCTCCACAGCGAACTACGTCTGCAGGCTTCGAAAAACAAACGCGCAACTCCGAGCAGCTTTACGTCAGCGAGTGACATCGTAAATGAAGAATTCCAAGCGGCGATGTCATCTGAGTGCGGTGATGTCATCCGAGTACGTCTCCATGGCAGCGGCGTGACACAGGAAGTGGCAATGCTAAAGACTAAAAGCCCATAAAGTTCGGCGAGCAGGTAAGGCTTATACTCCTCCAACACTCTTCATTGTCATTTCGGTTCAACAgcattttgaaatttgaaaaacaaacaaacaaacaaaaaaacgtaaagtaaagtaaaaatgtcttaatattttattattgaaaatctcccaatgtttgttgttttttgttcttttttccaCCTTGATGCTCCTGTGTAGTGGGTGTGGTCAGAGCTCTAGCTGTTGTCTGATTCGTCGTCAGCTTCTCGTAGCCAGGTAAAGAAGGCGGTGACAGACTTGAGGGCGACGCCCTTGCCCTGCTGTTCCGCCGGGTCTTTACAGGACTCCCATTTATAGAAGCCATCCTCTTTGATCACGTCCTCGTCGTACAACACGTCAAAAAACATCCGCAACAAATCTGCAGAGggagaaacaaaatgaataaacatctCAAGACAGCTGCGGTTTTTGTtgaagtcccagtgaaattaaatgacacttcttattttttcatcaaatattgcagcgtttattgaaaatagtttatcaatgtgggtcgtGCTCTTTTTAAAAATCGTGTGCcctcagttaaaatctgaaaatgcacttccttcctgcaATGAGTATCCATATTAAATGAAGTTTGTAAGACGGCTGGGGCGGAGCATTTgataactcctccccttcaaccgtcagtctgctgccagttctaTTTAAAAACGCaatggctgtttttacacattaattcgcagagaaagacgaaagccttTCTCATTACAAAACTCCATTTCAAAATTTTGCAGTTAAACAATCGCAACTTTCAGTTCACAGGGACCTTAAACTCAATCATTCATCAGTGAACGTTGTTTCAGATCTTTGTGGAGACAAATTGAACAACTCACTGGGCGGCTGCTCCATCTGCACCATCAGATTCTGTAAAGCGTAAAGCGCTTGAAGCTCCTTCTGTTCATCCGTAATGTAGCGCTGAAGCAGCTTGGCCCGCTGGGTAATAACTTTAGCGTCTGCTTTACACGGGTTATCACCTTAAACACATGATGAAATCAAGAGGTCAACTTCAAAACCACAGTCAGCGGTCTACATGGACAACATTTGAACAGACACAAATAGGGATGAACCGATTCACCGTAAGCGACTATAATATTTGAGGACGACTATTATATTGAAGACacttattattcattttttaatttaatttggtttagttgttatttgttatttagttgttattttatattatcatataatatatttttattttacaaaaaaaatttgtttgaGAAACGTTAAAAGTGCAGCTCTTAATTTCTAACTTTCTAACTAGTAAAAATGAATCTTGAGATGTCGTTGCATCGCAAGCCGAGTGAATCGTGACATCCccagaaacaaaacacaagatgtGGACTCACAGACGATGGCCGCCTGACAAACCGCCATCATCACCGCTCGCACAAACCCATCAGAAGCTGCTTGCTGCTCATCCAGGTTGGCCTGGGGAGGAAGtgaaggtcaaaggtcataAGAATGACACTGATATGAACGTAACAGCTCATTAGCATGGGTGCGTGAACATAAAAAgttattctgattggctgtgttttgttgtgCCACGCCCCTATATGTTGTTTattgaaaacagaaaaattgTGTCCCGGACACACAGGTGTACCTCCACCCAATCAAAGATCCTCTGGTTGTCGGCTTTCTCCTGCAGGAGTCGCTCGAGCTCCCGCGAGATCTCCTCTGTGCTCAGAGACGATTTACTGCTCTTACTCACACACTCCTCATCCAAAGTCAACTCCActccctaaacacacacacagatgttaaACTGGTTTTGATGACACTGAGTTATTGATGGATGAAGATTGATTTCTCTCTGACCTTTTCCGTGACGAACTTATTCACATCCTCGTCTTCTGGAAGGAAGTCTTTCCAGCTAAGCTCCGCCTCCTTCCACATCGTCCCCACCTTCTTAAGACTCTGAGACAGTAAAACACAGGTTCAGACAtcacaaacacagtttaaacTTAATTCGTGGGGCAAATCCAGGTGTAGATTAATTTCCACAGTACCATTCCTTTACAGAGAAGTTTGAAAATCTCCGCCAGTAAAACTCCAGCTTTCCCAAACGGCAGCAGAGGTTTTGCCACTTCCCTAAAAACACAACGCAGGGGACATGAGAACAATGGGAGAATGACGTTTCTGAACAGAACATGTTCAATACTAGTTTGTATTATCACAGCTTGagttcaagggatagttcacccaaaaatctgaCTCGCTCTccagttgttcaaaacctgtaaacatttctttgtttggttaaacacagagaagatatttgtaattcataaactcaatacaaattcttgtaaccaaacagttcttggacctcattgactaACAGCTTGGACCATACGCTTATCTCCAGATACTAGTATTCGATATATATCACGATGATCAACATTTGCGATTATGTAGCTATTGcaattcaataaacaaaaatattgtgatttttgtttctaCATATGTATAACGAAAAAATGTTtaggcctcattcatgaaacactaGCAGAACGATCATTTTGATGCACTATGTATCAATGATATTTCAAAAGTTCTTTTGCACtgtcatttatcattttttgttttttaaccttgGGTAAAACGTAGATCTCGTCGCTTTCCTTTATTACACAGCCGTCCAATCAAAGTGGAGaagaggcgggacaaacactacattaACCAACCATCATACACAACAATGGAGAAGTTATATGACTGGTAactgcattttcatattaagttatattattcaaaataagatTCTAGTAATAAGTAACAAGCTTTCATGGcactcagtggttagagcatagcGTTAGCAACACCAAAGCATCAGATCCTAGAGATTGCACAGacttagaaacaaaacaaaacaaacaatgtgtagtataatgtaaaaaaggtcgctttggataaaagcgtctgccaaacgcACAAAAATGTAAGGAAGCAAACTGTTGTGGATATTCTAAACCACAGCACCCAACGTATCTCCAGAATAATGCCAAGTTCATTCAAAGTGTTCTCAAGCGCCATCATCTGGTCATTTTCAGAAAAGCACCAGGCATTATAATATCAAAACTGTTTGACgatattcaaaatatcttctatttgTTGAACAGAACTTTTGTATGtcattttgtaaaatgaaatttttcctactatgggagtcaatggggtccaagaactgtttggttacaagcattcatccaaatatctttctccgtgttcatcagaacaaagacgtttatacagattttgaacaactagagagcgagtaaatgatgacagaactttcactTCTGGGAGAACTGTCcccctttaagaaaacaatataaGGGTCCTAAAACAACACATATACACTCATATTACTTAAAATATGGCCTAACACTTCTCACTAAActggtgtttttttatcaaaaccgatcttttcaattgaaaatataaagttCTCTTATtaatttgattgacaggtgtcaCCTGAAGAGTGGGCCCATGGGAATGCCCCCCTCGTGCAGCACAGGACAGATGAGTTCAGCCAGATACAGCCAGATGTGAGGAATATCAATAGCCATGTCTTCCGCCACCTCCAGAACCTCCTCCAACCTGAACCAACGCACACTTTATAATGACGTTCATATTTCACACAACGTCCAGAAGCTTCAGTCATGAGTGTGCGTCTCACCCTTTATAATACTGTTGTGTTgatagtgtttgtgttttgatgagCTGGTGGAACAGTAAACCCAAGTGCTCTCTAGCGATGGCGCTGCGCTCCAGAGTCGACTCGATTCCCGCCCGCACAAACACGGACAACAAGGACGTGCAGTTCAACTCCACCACACACTGCAGCGCCTCCTACAGGACAGGAGGATAATAACAGTTCAAGCGACGATGACAGAAGTTAAAGCAGAAAATTAAGAATTGCTGGTTCATTACTATGAATACTGTGACAAAGGACATAAAACACCAAAAGAGATTCAGCACTGTTTTGGATTAATGACAACACTTTAAATACCTTTTGCCCCATATGATTCAAGGATCTGTGTAATTGCATATAAGTGTGCCAATAAGATCATATATCACTTTAGACGGACTTCAACAAAAAAAGAGGTAAGTTGTATGAATAAGAGCAAACTTCGACAAAAATAAAGATagatgatgaaaaaaaaactatagtgTTTGTACCTTGATGTCATTGATGTGTAGGTATTCCTCTATGATGGCTGTTGTTTTCTTCTCCAGTTCTTCTTCGGTCAGCGCAGGTTTGGTTGAAGCAGGTGGTGGAGTGGGAGCAGTCTCTCTCttcactgaacacacacacacagttcagaAAACAggtgaacacaacacacaccttATGAAAGTTGTTTTGCGCATCATCTCACCTATCTCCCGGGTGCcgcggtctctctctctccgctcgTCCGTCATGCTGGACACTCTCCGGACCGTTTCCGCCGGACGCTGATCTCTCTCCCGACTCCTCTCGTCCTTATCACGGCTGAAGCTTCGCTTGCCGATGGCGGGGCGATTCCGGTCCTGCCGGTCGTCACGGCGATCGTAGCGGTCGCTTCCCCGATCCCCGCGCTCGTCGCGGCGGTCAAAGCGTTCCCGACTGGAGCTGTTCCTGCGATTCACAGACAAGAAAGCCTGTCAGAGCATGTGGGGAGTTGAGGAATCATCTAAAATCGTCGCTGAacgtgacctctgacctttgaGGAACCCGCCTGTCAGACTCCATGTTTGAGGATGAGGAAGACGCGGACTGCTGTTGGAGCGCTGAGAAGCGGTTCAGATTGCTCGGGCGACCAGTGTCCTGAGCTGAAGACGACACACAAGCGTTACGCTACAGTCACACGtgttctttataaaacaaacaacacgcaaacacactcaccgCCGTCGCTGGGTTTCGCTCCGGAGCCGCCGCTACTGCCTTTACCCCAACTGCCCCATGTGCCCTTACCTCCAGGGGCAAGAAGCTGATTATTAAAGTCCAAAGCGCCAGGCTACAAGACAAACAAACCAACATTTGATCAATATTGATCTATTGAAGAATTGGTTCGATCACTAATAATATCTGATTATTGATTCTTTTTCGACCAGACCTTGGTAATCTTGCTGAGTCGAGTGGGGTCGATGGGTCTGTTTTTGGTGGAAATGGGCACCGTGTTCCAGCCGTCGTCAGGCGTCTGGTTTCCACGGGAACCAGGGGTATGCTGCCCACCCCGAGATCCCTGACCACCCATTCcacttcctcctcctcctcctcctcctcctcctcctcctcctccacctcctccacCGCCGCCACCGCCGCCgccgcctcctcctcctcctcctcctcctcctctgccATCCTTCTTAGACATGAGCTGTTGGACTTTGACATGCTCTCTGTGCTCCTCAAGCTCAGCCTCCTTGTGAATCTGCTCGATGGTCTTCGGACCCAGATCTCCTCTGCGTGGCACCCAGTTACTCTGAAAgagacataaacaaaacaaagaatgacatcaaacatacatgaacatacatttttcattaacgGTGAAGTTTGTagtctttttcttttatgaaatGGCATTATATGGAGCTGGTGTGGGTGTGTATTATGTAAATGACTAACATTGGGCAAGCCGTTGCTCATTCGCTTATttagaatacaaaataaacagtataggaacaaatgatgaaatgaaGCAAAACGCTTTTTCAGTGAGTGAAACAGGCGAGGTGATGTCAGCCGAAGCCACGCCCACCTGAGACTACATTAAGCTAGACTACAGCACAAAGACAGAATGAACCCCAGGACTCCTCACCCGTCTTAGGTCGATGACGTCCTGCAACATGAAGCGGATTCTGGAAGATGTTTTCCTATCTTTGATAATTTTCTCCATCTGATTGAAATACTGATCCATTCGAGGCTGAAAGACAAGGAGACGCCATCATTAGAGCTCATGAAACACCTAAGCATGATGTGTTTGAGCTCAGTTGAGTCTCACCTTAGCCTTCTCGAAGTCGAGATCTTTGCCGATGGTGGAGAGCAGACGACAGAGACACTCGAGACTCTCCGGGTCATGGTTCTTCAGCAGCTTGACGATACAGTCGTGCATGATGTTCTCTGTTAACATCTTCAGTTTGAACAGCTCGCCAATGAACTTGATGTTTCCTAGCGACCGTCGTCGAGCTTTGTCTTTCTCTTCCTCAAGCTCATCCTTCAACTTTTGCTTCACCTCTTCCTGAAAGGCGAGGAGAAAAGAAGTGATGTCACAAATAAGGTTTGCTGTTATGTTGTTCAGTGTTTTGGGTTGTTCTGATGTGAAGCAACTCTGGTTTGTATGTAGTTTTGCGTGTTCATACCACTGTGGCAGCATCCAATTCTTTCTGTTTCTTCTCAAaattttcatcatcatctttgTCTTTCTCAAACTCCTTCTGACAGCGATTCAACAACAGCTTCCTGAAGTTCACTGTCACTCCTGGTTTATCAGAGGTGGGAACCTTTAGCTGTAAAGACACAAGATAATCAGaaacacacacgaacacacacaaatacacacacacaaatacacacacactttgctCCTCAGAATTTGTTTGTAATCAGTGACTGTCAGACACACGGCACAGTATTAGCATCTTCACTGGAGCACAAACCCACGAGAATGTAATGAAAATTTGTTTGGGTTTGTTTGTCACTACGTcaaaacagcacacacacacacacacacacagggactGACCGCTATAAGGCAGCGGCACATGTTGGCGTAAGCGACGGAGAAGTTTGGTTCAGAGATGGCTTTCTCAAAGATCAGGTCGATGACTCCCTTCAGGCGCTCTTCTGTGTCGATGGTCATGTCAGTCACCTGCTTCATCAACGGCTGAAACATCTGCGGCGTCAGTTTATTCAACACGCTACGAACACGCTTAAACAGCTCCTGCGTCTTGGGCGCATCTGCGTCGTCTTCCTCCACTCGACTGCTGTGCTTAACCGACGGCTTCCACGCCTTCTCCGCCTTATTCAGTTGAATGTCCTCGCCGAGAGACATGCTGGTGATGATCTTACGAGGCTCTTTACCCCGCTGGCCCTGACCCGAACGCCGGGGGCCGCCCAGACCTGACGGCTAAAGAGAGAGAAgactttaaaataatgatgacCAGAGacgtgcaataaaaaaatacatttgattccATGTTGACTTGAAGTGTGTTGATACATACCGGGCCACGCCCACCGGCTGACGGACGGCCAAGGTTGGCGAATGACGGGGTGAAATCCGGACCACAGTTCATTCCAGGCAAACGACTGGGATCCAGCTGCCTCAGAGGAGCTTTATTGGCCTTCAGAAAGACAGTAAGATAAATAAATTGTGTACACAACCATCTGCGTGTTGGTGTTTGGGTTACTTACCTTGTCCAGAACGACATCACTGATTTGTGGCAAACCCTCAGGCTTGTGCATACTGGCACTGATGAACTGGAAGCCCAGCAGAAACTCTCGGTCATATTTCTTCTTCTCCTCTGGGTCTATAGGTTTCCATTGATCTGGCGGAAAcaacaacattattcaaaatattaatccACCTAGGGGTCACACACAGGTGTGCAATCATCATAATTACATTGAAGTGTTAAGGACAATTAATAAGCtgatataatatgatataaaataatataacgcgtaaataaataatgtaacatgaTATCATATATTCATGGCTGCAAAACCATATTCCTGAAGCTTGACTACAAGTAGTCTCACGTAGCAAGACTGGGAACTTTCATTAAAAACCGTTAAAGAATGCAACACGCATGTCTCACGGCAATCCTGAAATTCacccaatcagatgacgacttcgaacgtgccgaagtgtttccagaaaagtgtgccatATGCATCAGATGTTTAGCCGATGCACTATGCACTCATCCATCTAGTATATAAATATCAGAAGAGTAGTATCGTTCCAGATGGAATACTGAACCGTTTTAAACTAACCGGAAGTTGGACTGTTTCCCAGACGTGCGCAAATGACGTCAATCGCATGGCAAAATGCGTGTGAATGAAAACCTATTTGAGCATCGtacatttaatgtagttttcatctgttttgccCAGCATTGCTTTAGACATCATCAGATTGAAGTCCATCACTTTGCGAGAGAGGTTTGAGCAGCAAACGATAGCCCCGCCTTCCTTCCACTACGTAAGCACAACTGCGAGCGTTGAGTGCATGAAGTGTCCACAGTTCCACActtcagatttttgtttgtaaaaagtgCATCATCCGGGTACTTGAAGTTAGAGTACTGGGTACTGCCGATCCACAGCAGCTAGAGGTCTGATGCTTTTACgtaattttctttaaactcaCTTTTAACAAACTATAAACTTTGTTGTGAAATATCCGATATGCCGATGGTGAAATACATGCAGGTGAATGtggtttgttgtttaaaaacgtTAATACTGATGCCGTAATTTGAGCTATTAGCGGGCGCTGTCATGTTTGTCTGAGATCTGTCGGATTTACATAACACAATGACTAAATGATCTTATTGGAGAAACATCCCAAGTTGCATTATTAACTATTATATTTGATccattatattaatttacaatatTCTATAACAACAAACACTGTTATATTATATACTATGTGAACACATCAAAAAGAAACGAACactttataaattaatatttacaccTCAACCCCCAGTAAAGACTACcgttattgacagaaatgtctcatttctcatcattcatatatttacatttagtcatttggcagacgctttttatccaaagcgtctgccaaatgacagAGCGTttgacaaatatattaaatatttactcCAGCAACTGTACACCAGCAAAGAGTTCACGTTTACCTTCTTTATACTGGTACTTCAGATCAGTGGGCGTGGCGGGGCTCTGTGGCCTGATGTTTTCAGCATCGAGTTTATCTTCTTTCTCCTCCCATGTCTCATCCACATCTTCTGCAGGGGGCGGGGCCACTGGAGCAACAAGCTCTGGCTCCGCCTTCACCGGGGGTGCGGCCTCAGGCTCAGGGGGAGGAGGCTGTCAAAGACATTTCATCATGAACTTACACAGAGCTAATTGAACTAATCTTTCGGGAACTACTTAATGAGCTAGACAATGGATTCATCAAACGTAGGGGGTCATTTAAATCCAAATGTTAAGTATAATATGACaaggaaacaaacaaatttaaaccTTAAATAATATTCTGATATAAGGTAAGTCTCAACACACATTGCTATATTTTTACTCTGAAATTACTCAACGAAACGTGAGGTGCGTATTCGTGAAACATGCTCACCTCTTTAAAGGCATCGAGCATATCACCGGCCTCTCTCTTATTCAACTCTTtgaattttcttttcttctttggCACAGAAATGGCTGCAAATACACACAagtgtaaacacaaacaaacagaaagcaGGCATGTGTACATCACTCTTCTAgggtgtgtttatgttgtgagTCACACCTGTCATGGTACTCTCAGAGAGAACGGCCTGCGGAGTCGGAACATCCTCTCGCTCATCGGCCGGAGGGGGCTTGGCTTTTGAAACATCCACAGCAACCTCTGACGGGGCAGCGGGCTCCTTGACAACCGCCTCAGAGGTTTCCTTGACAACCCGTTTATCGGTTTCCTTGGCAACAGGAGGCAGCGGCTCGCTAACGACACTTTCCGGAGTTTGTTTTTCACCCGTTTCTTTGACAGCAGTCTCCTGGACAACCTTCTGAGATGCTTCCTTATCAACCGGCTCGGGCATTTCCACAGCAACCACAGGAGAGGTTTCCTTGACGACAGCAGGAGTCTCCTTTATAACAGGAGCAGGGGTCTCCTTGACAACCAGAGGAATAGGCTCCTTAACAACCGGAGGAATAGGCTCCTTAACAACCGGAGGAATAGGCTCCTTAACAACCGGAGGAATAGGCTCCTTAACAACCGGAGGAATAGGCTCCTTAACAACTGGAGCTGGCACTTCCTTAGCAACCGTTTCTTCGACAACCTGTGGAGGGGTTTCTTTGACTGTCCTAACAGGCGTTTCCGTGGTAACGGGTGGAGCTTCCT
Protein-coding regions in this window:
- the LOC130428780 gene encoding eukaryotic translation initiation factor 4 gamma 1-like — protein: MNKAPQPLSGPPSAPSHPSVPLPAPSPGLSQPSFPSAPPSVVFGTPPPQMNPSAQPRQFASGPRALPQQGGFRSLQPYYASRPTLPANSGRVQSSPAPHTIPPQHGARPAHVFQSGPSQMMMIPQQSISFPNTQGTAFYIPGQYRPSYVTPQQYQVAGSPGFYPGTSPGDYAGAYYPAQPQFTPPVPPAPVLMSPAPQQQQAPPPPQQQAPPKRERKQIRIRDPNQGGRDITEEIMSGGHSGLTPTPPQPNGDNASPVVVMATRAEFPIPPGESPVPDAPPTPPPTSPLDDTVDAPPPESADDTFVASALLEAAMEVEQEKPTPSSSNGAGDAPPKGKEDEPVLEIPPIPTLQAEPALESPIAQPEELQLFNGGEAPANLAQKAYRDVSPIAEPDVTEEAPPVTTETPVRTVKETPPQVVEETVAKEVPAPVVKEPIPPVVKEPIPPVVKEPIPPVVKEPIPPVVKEPIPLVVKETPAPVIKETPAVVKETSPVVAVEMPEPVDKEASQKVVQETAVKETGEKQTPESVVSEPLPPVAKETDKRVVKETSEAVVKEPAAPSEVAVDVSKAKPPPADEREDVPTPQAVLSESTMTAISVPKKKRKFKELNKREAGDMLDAFKEPPPPEPEAAPPVKAEPELVAPVAPPPAEDVDETWEEKEDKLDAENIRPQSPATPTDLKYQYKEDQWKPIDPEEKKKYDREFLLGFQFISASMHKPEGLPQISDVVLDKANKAPLRQLDPSRLPGMNCGPDFTPSFANLGRPSAGGRGPPSGLGGPRRSGQGQRGKEPRKIITSMSLGEDIQLNKAEKAWKPSVKHSSRVEEDDADAPKTQELFKRVRSVLNKLTPQMFQPLMKQVTDMTIDTEERLKGVIDLIFEKAISEPNFSVAYANMCRCLIALKVPTSDKPGVTVNFRKLLLNRCQKEFEKDKDDDENFEKKQKELDAATVEEVKQKLKDELEEEKDKARRRSLGNIKFIGELFKLKMLTENIMHDCIVKLLKNHDPESLECLCRLLSTIGKDLDFEKAKPRMDQYFNQMEKIIKDRKTSSRIRFMLQDVIDLRRSNWVPRRGDLGPKTIEQIHKEAELEEHREHVKVQQLMSKKDGRGGGGGGGGGGGGGGGGGGGGGGGGGGGGGGGGSGMGGQGSRGGQHTPGSRGNQTPDDGWNTVPISTKNRPIDPTRLSKITKPGALDFNNQLLAPGGKGTWGSWGKGSSGGSGAKPSDGAQDTGRPSNLNRFSALQQQSASSSSSNMESDRRVPQRNSSSRERFDRRDERGDRGSDRYDRRDDRQDRNRPAIGKRSFSRDKDERSRERDQRPAETVRRVSSMTDERRERDRGTREIVKRETAPTPPPASTKPALTEEELEKKTTAIIEEYLHINDIKEALQCVVELNCTSLLSVFVRAGIESTLERSAIAREHLGLLFHQLIKTQTLSTQQYYKGLEEVLEVAEDMAIDIPHIWLYLAELICPVLHEGGIPMGPLFREVAKPLLPFGKAGVLLAEIFKLLCKGMSLKKVGTMWKEAELSWKDFLPEDEDVNKFVTEKGVELTLDEECVSKSSKSSLSTEEISRELERLLQEKADNQRIFDWVEANLDEQQAASDGFVRAVMMAVCQAAIVCDNPCKADAKVITQRAKLLQRYITDEQKELQALYALQNLMVQMEQPPNLLRMFFDVLYDEDVIKEDGFYKWESCKDPAEQQGKGVALKSVTAFFTWLREADDESDNS